Proteins from a genomic interval of Phocoena phocoena chromosome 20, mPhoPho1.1, whole genome shotgun sequence:
- the SNX20 gene encoding sorting nexin-20 isoform X1: MASPKNARSPGWTRPIAQCMAGTKPKASAPGPDLPRPGTEEHLDAHDSQSSNSSMTTRELQEYWRTQKRCWKHVKLLFEIASARIEEGRVSKFVMYQIVVIQTGSFDSNKAILERRYSDFEMLQKKLLKTFREEIEDVVFPKKHLMGNFTPEMISERKLALKEYLGLLYAIRCVRRSREFIDFLTRPELKEAFGCLRAGQYTKALDILVRTVPLQEKLTSHCPVMVVPSLCAMLVCHRDLECPAEAFAAGERALQCLQAREGHRYYAPLLDAMARLAYELGKDFVSLQKRLEENQLRKPAPRGFTLKELTVQEYLY, from the exons ATGGCAAGTCCCAAGAACGCCAGGAGCCCTGGATGGACAAGACCCATAGCCCAGTGCATGGCAGGGACCAAGCCAAAAGCATCAGCCCCTGGCCCAGACCTCCCACGTCCAGGAACTGAAGAGCACTTAG ATGCCCACGACAGCCAAAGCTCCAACTCCAGCATGACCACGCGGGAGCTGCAGGAGTACTGGCGGACCCAGAAACGCTGCTGGAAGCACGTCAAACTGCTCTTCGAGATCGCTTCCGCCCGCATCGAGGAGGGGAGAGTCTCCAAGTTTGTG ATGTACCAAATCGTCGTCATCCAGACGGGGAGTTTTGACAGCAACAAAGCCATCCTGGAACGGCGTTATTCAGACTTTGAGATGCTCCAGAAGAAACTCTTAAAGACCTTCCGGGAAGAGATCGAAGATGTCGTCTTCCCCAAAAAGCACCTGATGGGGAACTTCACCCCGGAGATGATCTCCGAGCGCAAGCTGGCCCTCAAAGAGTACCTAGGTCTGCTCTACGCCATCCGCTGCGTGCGTCGCTCGCGCGAGTTCATCGACTTCCTCACGCGGCCCGAGCTGAAGGAGGCCTTCGGCTGCCTGCGCGCGGGGCAGTACACCAAGGCCCTAGACATCCTGGTGCGCACGGTGCCGCTACAGGAGAAGCTGACGTCCCACTGCCCCGTGATGGTGGTGCCGTCCCTGTGCGCCATGCTGGTGTGCCACCGCGACCTGGAGTGCCCCGCCGAGGCCTTCGCCGCCGGGGAGAGGGCTCTGCAGTGCCTGCAGGCCCGGGAGGGCCACCGTTACTATGCCCCGCTGCTGGACGCCATGGCCCGCCTGGCCTACGAGCTGGGCAAGGACTTTGTGTCCCTGCAGAAGAGACTGGAGGAGAACCAGCTCCGGAAGCCCGCCCCCCGGGGCTTCACCCTGAAGGAACTCACCGTCCAAGAGTATCTGTACTGA
- the SNX20 gene encoding sorting nexin-20 isoform X2: MASPKNARSPGWTRPIAQCMAGTKPKASAPGPDLPRPGTEEHLDAHDSQSSNSSMTTRELQEYWRTQKRCWKHVKLLFEIASARIEEGRVSKFVMYQIVVIQTGSFDSNKAILERRYSDFVSLQKRLEENQLRKPAPRGFTLKELTVQEYLY; encoded by the exons ATGGCAAGTCCCAAGAACGCCAGGAGCCCTGGATGGACAAGACCCATAGCCCAGTGCATGGCAGGGACCAAGCCAAAAGCATCAGCCCCTGGCCCAGACCTCCCACGTCCAGGAACTGAAGAGCACTTAG ATGCCCACGACAGCCAAAGCTCCAACTCCAGCATGACCACGCGGGAGCTGCAGGAGTACTGGCGGACCCAGAAACGCTGCTGGAAGCACGTCAAACTGCTCTTCGAGATCGCTTCCGCCCGCATCGAGGAGGGGAGAGTCTCCAAGTTTGTG ATGTACCAAATCGTCGTCATCCAGACGGGGAGTTTTGACAGCAACAAAGCCATCCTGGAACGGCGTTATTC GGACTTTGTGTCCCTGCAGAAGAGACTGGAGGAGAACCAGCTCCGGAAGCCCGCCCCCCGGGGCTTCACCCTGAAGGAACTCACCGTCCAAGAGTATCTGTACTGA